Part of the Flavobacteriales bacterium genome is shown below.
TCTCCCGATGATAATCGGGATATTCTAACTGTTCATTCTACGAAGTTTTAAGCATAAAAAAAGCTCCATCGATATGATGAAGCTTTCTGCGGTCTGGACGGGACTCGAACCCGCGACCCCCTGCGTGACAGGCAGGTATTCTAACCAACTGAACTACCAGACCTTGGTTATTTTGCTTTGTCATTTCTGACTTGCGTGTGCAAAAATAGTTGATTTTATTTAAATACCAAACAAAAAACAAAAAATTAATTCATTTTTTTTCGTTTGATTAAATATTGTAGGAGAACATTATCAAAGCCAGCGTTAATATCTGCTAAAACATAGTCAATATGGTACTGACCGCATTTAAGCTTAATTGCTCTTTGGTTTTCTTCAAATTGCTTTTGGTAAGTTTGTTTGATTTGGTATGGATTAAGTTTTACTTCTTCACCAGTTTCCATATCAACAAAAGTATATGGTGAGTTCCCATAGTTGAGGGCTAACTCTTTACTTTTATCGATGGTGTGAAAAATAATGACTTCATGGTTTCTGTGTTTTAAATGTTGTAAAGCAGAATATAGTTCATCATTATTGTTGGCAGAATCCATAATATCACTAAAAATGACAATCAAAGATCTTTTATGTGTTTGTTCTGCTACTTGGTGTAATGCATCAACAATATTAGTTGTTGTTAAAGTATTTTTATTGTAGTTATGCCACTTTTTTTCTAATTCCGAAAACAGAAAACGTTGGTGGGTAATACTTGATTTACATGGCGTATGAAGCGAAGTCTGTTCATCAAATAGCGAAAGTCCTACAGCATCTCTTTGCGTTCTTAATAAATAAATTAAGGCTGCTGCAGTGTCGATAGAAAATTCAATTTTATTGTAATTTTCAGTAGGGAAGTACATGGAAGAAGAAGTGTCAATTACAAGCTGACATCTTAAATTCGTTTCCTCTTCATAGCGCTTAACAAATAGCCTTTCTGTTCTTCCATAGAGTTTCCAATCAATATGTTTTGTGGATTCTCCTTTGTTGTATAAGCGGTGTTCTGCGAATTCTACACTGAAGCCATGATAGGGACTTTTATGTAATCCAGTAATAAACCCTTCTACAGCTTGTTTTGCTAGAATTTCTAGACTTCCAAACTCTCTTGCTTTTTTATGATGAATTACTGAAGACATAACGTATTTGATTTAAACAAAGATAAACATTTGCGTTCAATTATTTCTTTTTATAGTGCAATTGAACAACTCCAGTATCAAAATTTTTGCTAGACAATAATTCAATATGAGTGGGTGGAGTTCCTCCTTTAAATAACCTTTTTCCATCTCCTAAAAGGATAGGCATGACAGAGATGATGTATTCATCAATTAAGTTTTCTTTCATTAATAAACGAACAATTTCAGCACCTCCATCGCAATAAATATTTTTTCCAGACTCTTGTTTTAACTGATGAATTAATTGTGATAAGTCTTCTGTATAAAAAGTGACACCATTTTCAGGAGCTTTAGGTGTTCTGGTTATAACATAACACTGATGTTGCTTTCCTTGAGGGAACTCACCTCCCGTTAATTTTAAAACAATATCATAGGTTTTTCTGCCTACAATATAAGTGTCAATAGTTTGGTTAAAAGCTGAGTAACCGTAGTCCTCGCCTTCTTTTTCAGCTATAGATAACCACGATAAATCATCGTCTTGTGTTGCTATGTAGCCGTCCAAACTCATAGCGATGTATAAGATTAAATTCCTGTTCATAAATTTACAATGCTAATTCTTTTACAATAATAGTCAAGCCTAATCTAATTTTATAATAAGGCATTTTTTCATTAAAAAATTCAAAATAAGGTTTTAAAGAATTGAGGGTTTTGATTTCTAAGTAGGCTTGACGAATTTGCTGAACTTCATTATCG
Proteins encoded:
- a CDS encoding DUF58 domain-containing protein, with product MSSVIHHKKAREFGSLEILAKQAVEGFITGLHKSPYHGFSVEFAEHRLYNKGESTKHIDWKLYGRTERLFVKRYEEETNLRCQLVIDTSSSMYFPTENYNKIEFSIDTAAALIYLLRTQRDAVGLSLFDEQTSLHTPCKSSITHQRFLFSELEKKWHNYNKNTLTTTNIVDALHQVAEQTHKRSLIVIFSDIMDSANNNDELYSALQHLKHRNHEVIIFHTIDKSKELALNYGNSPYTFVDMETGEEVKLNPYQIKQTYQKQFEENQRAIKLKCGQYHIDYVLADINAGFDNVLLQYLIKRKKMN
- a CDS encoding dihydrofolate reductase family protein, translated to MNRNLILYIAMSLDGYIATQDDDLSWLSIAEKEGEDYGYSAFNQTIDTYIVGRKTYDIVLKLTGGEFPQGKQHQCYVITRTPKAPENGVTFYTEDLSQLIHQLKQESGKNIYCDGGAEIVRLLMKENLIDEYIISVMPILLGDGKRLFKGGTPPTHIELLSSKNFDTGVVQLHYKKK